In Palaemon carinicauda isolate YSFRI2023 chromosome 28, ASM3689809v2, whole genome shotgun sequence, a single genomic region encodes these proteins:
- the LOC137621813 gene encoding uncharacterized protein yields MKEGKLRKSRAAAHGWATRSSNALQVLLDDQNVTKVELQDAVDEFDKRLATFDDVQLMLELEICDSKDLEEDIEYADKFRREVRAPRIQATQRLVDMAKDESQPRLSESGSASVDSSCNINVRLPKLELPKFSGVLTEWQSFWDRFVALVDDSDIPTISKFCYLQSLLEGEARAVIQGLSQTSVNYPIACNMLKERFGKPERIIFAHIQALLGVALPTKIAPGSSKHISSLWKLQDELLTHVRSLEALGVDGKQYGVFMTPVILSRLPSDIRLEWSREGSGHESDLSWLLKFLQREKERRERSDTFKDIHAGKSDDRFVESKKRGKFQSSASALQTSSEVGVRLYRHRFQCMFCNKGYKMENCNPILKLSLADREEAIRSAKLCFRCLGKGHFSRGCSAKCVKCKGRHNVLCCTGTKSNANESNPNGQAAGTSGSSVTNPTENVTHCGVTHCESNPNNNILSQTCSVLQTAKVKVWGKKGMYQTIVLFDTGSDRSYVSCKFVKKVQPRWVTNECISYSSFGGGKASKGNRCNLADDYMNSRHVNVDISVGLDAYWKFMLPDKYVQYENLVAQESLFGWILSGSCNESFDKGNVNSQLL; encoded by the exons ATGAAGGAAGGAAAATTAAGGAAGAGCCGCGCCGCAGCCCATGGATGGGCTACTCGGTCGTCAAACGCTTTGCAAGTATTGCTGGACGACCAGAACGTGACCAAAGTGGAGTTGCAAGACGCCGTTGACGAATTTGACAAACGTCTGGCCACTTTCGATGATGTGCAGTTAATGTTGGAATTGGAAATTTGCGATTCCAAGGACTTAGAAGAGGACATTGAGTATGCAGATAAGTTTCGGCGAGAGGTAAGAGCTCCCAGGATACAGGCTACCCAAAGGTTAGTTGATATGGCTAAAGATGAAAGTCAGCCTAGGCTTAGTGAAAGCGGTTCTGCTTCTGTCGATTCTTCGTGCAACATTAATGTAAGATTGCCTAAATTGGAGTTGCCAAAATTCAGTGGAGTTTTAACTGAATGGCAATCATTCTGGGATAGGTTTGTTGCCTTAGTAGATGACAGTGATATTCCTACCATAAGTAAATTTTGTTATTTACAGTCACTGTTGGAAGGAGAGGCACGAGCAGTGATTCAAGGATTATCCCAGACTAGTGTCAATTATCCTATTGCTTGCAATATGTTAAAGGAGAGGTTTGGTAAACCAGAACGTATTATTTTTGCTCATATTCAGGCTTTGTTAGGTGTTGCATTGCCTACTAAGATTGCTCCTGGTAGCTCCAAGCACATATCGTCCTTGTGGAAATTGCAAGATGAACTTTTAACCCATGTACGTAGCCTAGAGGCTTTAGGAGTAGATGGTAAACAGTATGGGGTATTTATGACACCTGTTATTTTATCTCGGTTACCCAGTGACATCCGCTTGGAATGGTCCAGAGAAGGTTCTGGGCATGAGAGTGATCTCTCATGGTTATTGAAATTTTTACAGAGAGAAAAAGAGCGCCGAGAGCGGTCAGACACCTTTAAGGATATTCATGCAGGAAAGTCAGATGATCGTTTCGTTGAATCCAAAAAGAGAGGTAAATTTCAGAGTTCAGCCTCAGCCCTTCAAACGTCTTCCGAAGTTGGTGTACGCTTATATAGGCATAGGTTTCAGTGTATGTTTTGTAATAAAGGTTACAAAATGGAAAATTGTAATCCTATTTTGAAACTCTCTCTGGCTGATCGGGAAGAGGCTATTAGGTCTGCTAAGTTGTGTTTTAGATGTTTGGGAAAGGGGCACTTTTCCAGGGGTTGCTCAGCAAAATGTGTGAAATGTAAAGGAAGGCATAATGTTTTGTGTTGTACTGGCACTAAATCTAATGCAAATGAGAGTAATCCTAATGGACAAGCTGCAGGCACAAGTGGTTCCTCTGTTACTAATCCTACCGAAAATGTCACTCATTGTGGTGTGACTCATTGTGAATCTAAcccaaataataatattttgtctcAAACTTGTAGTGTGTTGCAGACTGCAAAGGTCAAGGTTTGGGGTAAGAAGGGCATGTACCAAACTATTGTACTTTTTGACACTGGATCAGATAGATCTTATGTTTCTTGTAAATTTGTGAAAAAAGTCCAACCTAGATGGGTTACGAATGAATGTATATCATATTCATCATTTGGGGGTGGTAAAGCCTCTAAAGGGAATCGATGTAAT TTAGCAGATGATTATATGAATAGTCGTCATGTTAATGTTGATATTTCAGTAGGGTTAGATGCTTATTGGAAGTTCATGTTACctgataaatatgtacagtatgaaaACTTAGTTGCCCAAGAGTCTTTATTTGGATGGATTTTATCTGGTTCTTGTAATGAATCCTTTGATAAAGGAAATGTAAATTCCCAACTTTTGTGA
- the LOC137621811 gene encoding uncharacterized protein, with amino-acid sequence MKIQRSYFPSLQWKGIKGLGLHSFGDASERGFGACVYIRVPLGDDLFQVSLVLSRGKVAPIKKDSLPRLELLGALLCVRLLVFIKSALFLTEEVSYYCWTDSTVALSWIKGDPSRWKTFIPNRVTEIQTLTSPSCWYHCPGKENPADLISRGIAAERLVLSDIWFFGPPWLKGTLTLQPEQVEMSLNDDEICNKIVVSCLAVEPFPQVFEFFRWSKFPKALNIVAWTLRFIKNCKPQSTKYFGPLTYEELTKAKTKLFHCVQREAYPQDIVALTQGKQLKKGSPLNKLDPFLDNEGLLRIKGRLEYSDLCYESKHPIILPPSHIVKALVRFQHVLLKHVLLKPRKHHLSKNRSLSCCSQGEL; translated from the coding sequence ATGAAGATTCAGCGAAGTTATTTTCCTAGCCTACAGTGGAAAGGCATAAAGGGTTTAGGACTTCATTCCTTTGGGGATGCATCTGAAAGGGGCTTTGGGGCCTGTGTGTATATAAGAGTTCCACTGGGAGATGATCTATTTCAGgtttctctagttttgagtagagGTAAGGTAGCCCCTATCAAGAAAGATTCATTGCCTCGTTTAGAGTTGTTAGGTGCATTACTTTGCGTGcgtttattagtatttattaaatctgcactatttcttACGGAGGAGGTGTCCTATTATTGTTGGACCGATTCGACTGTTGCTTTATCTTGGATTAAGGGAGATCCTAGTCGATGGAAGACCTTCATACCAAACAGAGTTACTGAAATTCAGACGTTAACCTCTCCTAGTTGTTGGTATCATTGTCCAGGTAAGGAAAACCCTGCTGATCTCATCTCTAGAGGGATAGCTGCTGAaagacttgttctttctgatatttggTTTTTTGGTCCACCTTGGCTTAAAGGTACCTTAACTTTACAGCCTGAGCAAGTAGAGATGTCTTTGAATGATGATGAAATTTGTAATAAGATTGTAGTATCTTGCTTAGCAGTAGAACCTTTTCCCCAAGTTTTTGAATTTTTCAGATGGAGTAAATTTCCTAAAGCCCTCAATATTGTGGCTTGGACTTTGAGATTTATTAAGAATTGTAAACCTCAATCTACCAAATACTTTGGTCCATTGACTTATGAGGAGTTAACCAAGGCTAAGACAAAATTGTTTCATTGTGTGCAAAGGGAAGCATATCCTCAGGATATCGTAGCTTTAACTCAAGGTAAACAGCTTAAAAAGGGAAGCCCTTTGAATAAGTTAGACCCCTTTTTGGATAATGAAGGTCTTTTGAGAATCAAAGGTCGTTTAGAGTACTCTGATCTGTGCTATGAAAGCAAGCATCCTATTATTCTTCCCCCAAGTCATATAGTGAAGGCTTTGGTTCGCTTCCAACATGTTCTTTTAAAACATGTTCTTTTAAAACCTCGAaagcaccatcttagtaaaaatAGGAGCTTGAGTTGCTGTTCCCAAGGTGAACTCTGA
- the LOC137621812 gene encoding uncharacterized protein, with product MSTFSETVKFNDDRYEVALPWKTDVAKQRLQNSEKPARKRLDNLNVKLEKFPDLRRRYDEVFKEYERDCIIEEVPSSEMVTSYPVYYLPHRPVVREISNSTKVRPVSDASAVGYNGISLNDCLECGPSLNPDLVGVLIRFRRRKVALTADITKAFLQIKVRREDQDVHRFLWNCDDDWLSGADSDAEACLKFNEASKIMAEAGMSLSRWNSNSKALREKFHEIFELNGGDESVKILGMQWFSEEDCFTFNEFIIESV from the exons ATGAGTACATTTTCTGAAACTGTAAAATTTAATGATGATAGGTATGAGGTAGCTTTACCTTGGAAAACTGATGTTGCTAAACAAAGGCTGCAAAATAGTGAAAAACCGGCCAGGAAAAGGTTAGATAATTTAAACGTCAAACTTGAAAAATTTCCTGATCTAAGGAGAAGATATGATGAGGTTTTTAAAGAATATGAGAGAGATTGTATTATTGAGGAAGTTCCTTCCTCTGAAATGGTTACATCTTATCCTGTATATTATTTACCTCACCGACCTGTTGTGCGTGAGATTAGCAATTCTACTAAGGTTAGGCCTGTGTCTGATGCCTCGGCAGTGGGTTATAATGGCATTTCCTTAAATGACTGTCTTGAATGTGGACCTTCTCTGAATCCTGATCTTGTTGGAGTATTGATAAGATTTAGAAGAAGGAAGGTAGCCTTAACGGCTGATATTACTAAGGCTTTTCTGCAGATCAAGGTTCGAAGAGAGGACCAAGATGTACACAGATTCTTATGGAATTGTGATG ATGATTGGTTGTCAGGTGCTGACAGTGATGCTGAAGCATGTCTCAAGTTTAATGAGGCGAGCAAGATTATGGCTGAAGCTGGTATGTCATTGTCTAGGTGGAATTCAAATAGTAAAGCTTTAAGGGAGAAATTTCATGAGATATTTGAATTAAATGGGGGAGATGAATCTGTGAAAATTCTTGGTATGCAATGGTTTTCTGAAGAAGATTGTTTTACATttaatgaatttattattgaaTCTGTTTGA